Genomic window (Nilaparvata lugens isolate BPH chromosome 7, ASM1435652v1, whole genome shotgun sequence):
CCTATTGAAGTATCGCAATGCCGAACTCCTGAAGCACACCTGTGATCTCTGAAGACTGCTCTGGGAATATCAATCAGCTCTCGATGTCTGGTGTTATGTTGATGCACATCAGTCCGGTCAACATGTACTGCTGGTTCTTCTTGACATACATCAGACAGAGAAGTAGGAAGTGGCAGATCACTGTTAGAATACCAAGTTTAACAAAAAGGGGCTTACAGTTTGTGCGATATTCGCTTGCGTTGATGATTCGGGCAGCCCGTTTTTGCAGCTTCAGTATGTCCACAAACTttgctgaatgaccccacatgAGTAGGCAATAGAAAACGTGTCAGTGGAAGAGCTTCATTAGCAGAAAACAAATTCTGGACAGTCTTGTGGTCACATACTGAATATGGCTGGCCCAGTTGAGTTTACTGTCCAGAACAAAACCTAGTAGCTTGACAGGGTCTTGATCACCAGGAATGTTTCTTGAAAAGCTGCAGATGACATGCTGGGTCTTGTTTGCATTCAACTGGAATCGGTTTGCCAGGAACCATGAAGTTGAAGACCGCAAATGTTCAGCTGACATCTCCAACACCTGCTGAAGGTCACGGCCAGATGACATCAATGATGTATCATCCGCAAACAAGAGCGTTGAATCAACGCATCCAACCCAAAGCACCATCTGCAGCTTGCCACGAGAACTGCATGACCCTTGAAGTGAATCCAGTGAAGCTGCTGGGTTTTGTCTTGTACTGGCAACTCAGCTGGACCAATCATATATATACAGCAGGTAACCAGCCGACTCTCCCACATTTGCTTCCTGCTGTTCAAGATGAGGGGCCTGGTGACAGAAGTACCTTGTAATGACGTTACTGGCATTGAGCTTCAGGAGTGACTGTCATCAGGAGCAGAGCTGCCATATGGCAAGTGAAAGACTCTGAACCGTCTCAGAGCTGAATGCGCCTGCACAAGAGAAAACTGCACAACCTGGAGGCGGATTGACGATCCGCACTGCCACTGTGGTGATATACAAACAGATGACCACCTATTAGAATGTTGACTGTGGTAATATACAAACAGATGACCACCTATTAGAATGTTGTCTGTGGTGATATACAAACAGATGACCACCTATTAGAATGTTGTCTTGCTCCAAAATGCACAAGACATGACCTTTTCCTTTTTAATAATGAAGCTGTTAAAACAGTGATTACTACTCTAATTGGCATATAGATCACCTGACACGCATGAAAGGGCCTTATAATGATAtatcactctcttccattgccATATCACCTATGAATTGCTCCTAAGGGGTCACTCGCCAGGAGCTGCTTATGTCCTGAGGCTGCAAAAGAAGGCTGTAAGAAACAGGCAGTGATCATCTTGCCCACTTCAAGCCCATCTTTGTTCGCCTGACTGTCATCAGCCATTATATCCTCCTGTGCTTGGTGTATGTCAAGAGGATACAGCATAAACTGACTACCACAACACCGGGGATCGAGAGCTGTTGGTTGTTTCCAGGAGACGCCTCCACCGATTATGAGCCAGTTATAGGATTGCTGGCCTGGAATTCTGTAACAAGCTGCCTCCTGGTGTGAAGCAGTTGGATGAGGCCGCCATCAAGAGAATCGTCAGGAAGCTGCTTTGTGACGAGGCATATCATTATTTCAATGAATCTAAGAGTgatgatttgattttttattaaaagtggTCACGGCCATCTTAATAGTAATGTGAGTAATTACGTGTATTGACGTGAATTTTATGACGCTATCGATTCCGCAAATGTGGGTAATGGATAAAGCAGAAAGTATTGACGCGGCTTGAGTCGTCGCTAAGGAATGGCATCTTAAGATCCAATATCTGTTATATCTGTacaagaaataaacatttttccaTGGATATATTCAATTATGGTTGAAAGTACTGAGTGAACTTTTGTTGGGtcaagaaaatgaaatgaaatgaaaaagattttattcatccaaaaaacaatacaataacaGGAAAATCTGTTTCTCATCATCGAAATATAGAAGTGTACAGTAATATAATGATTCAACATAATAATGTTcttttatatgaatgaattcaacaaaaaacGCCCCGAGGCCCTAGCCTGTGTAGGGTGATATGCATAAATCTTAAAATTAGAGCTAAGAATTACGTAGATGGGTGATTTGATGCGACCGagtaaatattacaaatatactgCTAGAATGACATAAATTGAAAGAAACAAAGTGGATTTCTCATAAATAagctattataataggatatacaATTCTTAAAATACACTGACTACCAAATTTAGCATATGAAATTAATCTGTAACTCTATAAAGGGtatgatgatgaatgatgaaatcaTTTCACATAAAGCAATTCCATGGGAAAACAGTAATATACAAATACAAAGTATACGCACTATAATCCAGTGTATCAGTTTTCATGAATATATATTAGAAAAGGGGGAATGATACCTGTATGTGAAAACCAAATGCAGATATAATGGCATTGAATCAGGTTGGATATGAAAGTTAGAAAGATATTATAAAGTTATAAAGATAATATGAAAGATATTAGTATCCTATAATTTCATAAGGTACTTCTTCACTTCTTTAAGAAAAGTGTGTTTATTATCCaatgattttattgtaataGGAAGTCAATTATAAAactttgataaaaataagagtAGTTTTCCAGAGTTGATGAATTGTCTAAAAAATGGAATAAGAAAATAACACCTTATCATTTATTGTCGTTCGTATATAATAGTTTAGAGTGTTTATTGTTCCTGTGAaatatcattcatattgatctaaatatgtattttgaatttgtattatattatttttgcagATAACTGGAAGTACCTTGTTACGTTACTGGCATTGAGCTTCAGGAGCGACTGCAATCAGGATTAGAACTGCCATATGACAAGAGGAAGACTGCCTCAGGGATAAATGTGCCTGCACAACCTGAAGGCAAATTGACGATCCGCACTGcctaataatttgaatgaatctaTAAGTgatgatttgattttttattaaaagtgaTCACTACCGTCTGAATAGTTGTGTGTGTAATTACGtgtattgaaatagaattttatGTCGCTATTGATCCCATAAGTAGGATAAAGCAGAAAGTATTGACTCGGCTTGAGTCGTCGCTAAAGAATTGCATCTTAAGATCCAATATCTTTTATATCTGTACaagaaataaaacatttttccatggatatattcaattatattttggcGTACTGAATGAACTTTTGTTGGGACAAGAAAATGGAAGgaaaaagattttatttatccaaaaaacaatacaataacaGGAAAATCTGTTTCTCATCATCGAAATATAGAAGTGTACAGTAATATAATGATTCAACATAATAATGTTcttttatatgaatgaattaaacCAAAAACGCCCCGAGGCCCTAGCCTTTGTGGGGTGGTATGCATAAATCTTGAAATTAGAGCTAAGAACTACGTAGATGGGTGATTTGATGCGACCGACTTGCCtctaaatattacaaatatactgctagaatgaataaattgaaagaaaCAAAGTGGATTTCTCATAAATAagctattataataggatatacaATTCTTAAAATACACTGACTACCAAATTTAGCATATGAAATGAATCTGTAACTCTATATGAAGGGtatgatgatgaatgatgaaatcaTTTCACATAAAGCAATACCATGGGAAAAACACTAATATACAAATACAAAGTATACGCACTATAATCCAGTATATCAGTTTTCATGAATATATATTAGAAAAGGGGGAATGATACCTGTTTGTGAAAACCAAATGCAGATATAATggcattgaatcaataaatacatCAGGTTGGATATGAAAAAAGTATTAGTATCCTATAATTTCATAAGGTACTCCTTCACTTCTTTAAGAAAAGTGTGTTTATTATCCaatgattttattgtaataGGAAGTCAATTATAAAactttgataaaaataagagtAGTTTTCCAGAGTTGATGAATTGTCTAAAAAATGGAATAAGAAAATAACACCTTATCATTTATTGTCGTACGTATATAATAGTTTAGAGTGTTTATTGTTCCTGTGAaatatcattcatattgatctaaatatgtattttgaatttgtattatattatttttgcagATAACTGGATTTACCATAATAGTTCTGTCACTATGGATGCTGATAGATCCGAAGTTCTATGTGAGCATGGCACAAGATGAATCAAGCTACTACAGCGGAGTCTACTTGTTCCTGGTGGTTGGAATTTTGATGTTCATTGTTGGCTTTTTGGGATGTTGTGGAACCATACGAGAATCGCAGTGCATGCTAGTATTGGTAAGAATGTGTTTTAGATCAACAATTGTACGACTAGtagttattgaccgaacgaagtgaggtctaagattcaagcagacggtttagcatttctcttaatgtttatatgttgcgcatttacggcgaaacgcggtaatagattttcatgaaatttgacaggtatgttcctttttaaattgcgcgtcgacgtatatacaagggttttggaaattttgcatttcaaggataatataaaaggaaaaaggagcctccttcatatgccaatattagagtaaaaatcagactatagaattattcatcataaatcagatgacaagtgattacacagatgtgtggaggagccagtctattactgtatttgttgtataaggtctatagtttcaatcaaagaccttgaagaggtatgcatctttaagttgggtttacaccaaagttatttacaaaatgttaataacttaatccttatagattctattggattgaacgcaagttgacaaacacacatgttcatcatgtgtatgataagttatgttcaatctaatataatctataaggattgagttattaacattttgttaataaatttggtctaatcgcagctttaaggtctttggtttcaatattttgttttgcagtcatggtattattatgcgtgtccaacagtatcaatattctcacattcgaaaaaactaatttaataagtgattaaaaataatcaaatgaactaaataatactaagaaactataatatttttgattgaaaaaaattaattttcattagatggaaagattatcacggaactggataaatattatataaattctggaatagaaatatatgctattcattgtttaaattatattcattgtttaattcattatattaataaattatggaatacaaattcaaacgtgaactgattttgttaacatttaaaacagttgacatcaggtacttgtggatgagaatactgcgtgcggtctactgttcacagaactagtagtCTATCTTTATTTCAATTTCTGTCTTCATCCGGCGCTAGatcaataattgtacgactAGTAGTTATCTGcctttatttcaatttctttctTTATCCGGCGCTACAGCCCCATGTGAGCCctggcctcctccacaacacGCCTCCATTCTTCTCTGTTCATGGATCTTTCTTTCCATCCTCTCACCCCCATCTTTCTCAGGTCATCCATCACTTGGTCCACCCACCTGTTCCTTGGCCTACCTTTTTTCGTCTAAATACTATTTTGGGCATTCCAGCCTCATTCATCCTtatcatatttgaatttacgAGTTTGAAACCAATTCAGGGTCCTCATGTCAGCGGTCCACTTCTActttttatactattatatatcacttatttatttattcaatcattcagaattatacaacttacagaaaagtaccactaacttacgcccaaaacggttccaattctagtTTAtccaacagtccaaatgtagctagaggtTAAGTGATCTTAtctattattcattaaattttGATTGCAACAGGCTACATGGAACTATTGCAAAtcatacttgaaattttgttttgtaatttttatcaAATGTCAACTATTTCAATTCTACCTGTGTTAAATTTTCACTGTCaattgatacaattacaatcaATTGATCCATTAAATAATTAATGCAGAtctgtaataataaatattatattttctggACTATAGTGtgagagatattactttcaaCATCACTCATCATTTAcgtttttaaccagatcactcccgtgttatcggatcagcaagttaaactgtcggtcccggctgaagtatgacagtcgtaaggcccattgacggcttaaattatatattcaggtgagGTGGAACCATCCCGCAAGGGattccccaccaacaaaagccattttatttttacctactTTTAACCTGAAGAGGGAAAACCCACATTCCGATTTCCCCTTCTGCAATTTGAGGCATGGACAGTGCGTAGTGAAGGAAAGGGTATCGGGCCTCTTTGTCTTCGAGAAAGAAAGCCATgctaaaagtaatatctctcggatTAGTCAGTTTTTGGAATGTTTTTTTCATAGTATGTTCAGTATCTAATATTTTCACTTATTACATCatgttttgaatgaattttgcaGTTTTTCTGCGTGCTGCTGATAATTTTGGTGGCTGAGGTGTCGGCAGCCGCTTGGATGTTTTCGAACAGCGATGAGCTGGAGAAGCTGGTCAAAGAGAATGTCGACGTGACCGTGCATCAGGAGTACGGAGTTGTGCCTAGCAGAACCGAAACGTTCGACACCATTCAGCAGGGAGTAAGTTCAACAAATATACTTATTGTTGCCAAAATTTGATGCACAACTTGAATGTTTGTCTGGATGAGTTTTAGGAAGGAACAGTTACTTGAAGTAGAATTCGTTAGGTATCAATTTTCTAACTAAACCACATtcctttaaatttatttcaattagaGATGTTAATTCATGTTTCTTGTTGACGTTTTATTAATCCAATTCTTCAGAAGCTATAtactattgaaattaattgaactgaaaatttagtATATACGTTTTTACTAAACCACTTTCCTATAAACTAATTAATTTAGTTATTCAGTTTGTACTTTTTTATCTCACTCTTGAAGCTTTGTTTGTCATGATTGACTTTTAAAATTCCAATGAGATTTATGTTTGAGCTTTCATTTCTATTTCGTCAAATATGTTAGTTCTAGAGAACACATTTCATctcatttttatcatttcatttcatccactgacctTCTACAAAAGGGTTGAATggatttgtaaaatttataccACAAGAAAATGTGTGCTATCCTCTTAAATCTCCAACTTGAGGTTTGAAGTATTCATTGAATTCCTCCACTGAATATGCACCAATTGACAGCAGATCCCTTCTCAATAGAATTCTAAATTCCTCcctaataattcataattcatccAAGTGAGATGACAACAGGTTGTACATTCCAATACCTGAGCTCCTTCTACAAAAGGGTTAAATggatttgtaaaatttataccACAAGAAAATGTGTGCTATCCTCTTAAATCTCCAACTTGAGGTTTGAAGTATTCATTGAATTCCTCCACTGAATATGCACCAATTGACAGCAGATCCCTTCTCAATAGAATTCTAAATTCCTCCCtgataattcataattcatccAAGTGAGATGACAACAGGTTGTACATTCCAATACCTGAGCTCCGAACACCTCGTTCATACATGCTACTCCGGTGCGCATCCTCTCTCAAGTTACTTCTGTACCTGTTCGAGTATCTATAAAATGCTTCACCTGTGTTAAATTCGTGAATATGCTTTTTTATGAAGCAGATTGTTTGTAAATTAAAATTGTTCTATAATATTGTTGGAGATACGagggtgaatcaaatgaaaaccttGAAAGTGCCGTAAACTTCCGAGAAATTGTAGGATTGATCCGGTAATTGGCAGGGATGTTCATTGAAGCTCACACAATGACTACCAGGTGTGCGTAAGTGACCTTGCTACACGCCACTAGCAGTGACTTCAGTTACAATTAGGCCGCCCCATTATCAATAAGCAAGCACCGTGTTGAACAGCTATCAGTCATTCGTTTCTTGAGTAGTGAAGGTGTCAAACCAATGGAAATTCATTGCAGGATGACAGTACAGTATGGTGATTCATGTTTGTCCAGAAACAAACATTGTCATCAACCAGATACACGAAAAGGAATGGTGCCATAGCTCATCGCCaaaatcaaaaaacaaaaaaatccgaACTCTGTGATCAGCAGGAAAGCTCTTGCTGACTCTCTTCTGCGATGTAAACGGAGTAATTTTGGAGCATTACACTGACAGGGGAATGACAGTAAACAGTACTTCTCATTCAAATCTCTTGAAAAATCAACTTTAGGCAGAAATCAGTAGTAAACGGCGAGGACTTCTCACTTCAGGTGTGTTGTTACACCATGTCACAAATCCCAATCACAAACGGCCCGTCTCTCAGTTCAAACTATCCAGGATATCAAATTTGAATGCCTTATTCATCCACCTTATACTCTAGACCTTGCCACTAGAAGTGACTTTCATGTGTTGGGAAAGCTAAAGATGCAATGGGAggcaagcatttccaaagtgaaGTGAAAACCGCGGTGCAGGAGTGGCTACAAGCACAGCCAAAATAATTCTTTAAACGTGTATCCATGCGCTTCCAAAGAGGTTCctctaatttttgttttgtcgcAAATGTCTTTAAAATCTACCTACTATTCAAGAATTCAAGGTTACACTGACAGTCATCAATGTTTGCGAAAGTCCATTTTTATAGACATATTTTATACTTCGAGGGCTTAGGATCACAGGAGCGTAACtacaaaaattgttattttttagCGTATCTGTGTAATTTTTTGTGCTCTATTTAGTGACACATAAGCTTATCTCAATGCCCTATTGGTTTACAAGTTGGGTTATGAGCCTATCTACATTGTGAAAAAATGTTTAGGATCACAAAAGCATATGATGAGTTGGGCTACTGTGACTAATCTAGTTAAGTCTTAACCTTTTTATGTACAAAGTGTTCAAGTATATGATATGTGCATTGTTGTACCTTctgtttattgatttaatttattgttacatCGTGTACGacttatttttgtgtttttgtaATGTTTTAGTTGTACTGTTGCGGCGCTAAGGGACCTACCGACTGGCTGAACAGCAAGTACAACAACCTGGGCCAACACGGTGTGGACCTTTCCATCTCGTCTCCGCCCCTCACCTACAAGATCCCCCTCTCCTGCTGCGCCGGTGACCCGCAGTCCCCCGCCTGTCAGGCCGCCACCAAGGCCACTATTGCCGCTCGCCTGCCCGAAATCATCTATCAAGACGTAAGCTAAGTCGCATTTCATTCTCTGCAACAGATCACTGTATTACATGGAatagtattttattgattattgttaCAATACTATTGCCTATTGTAAGATTAAGTTTACAAACCATTTACAGATTAAGATAaagaaaataccaaattatacaGATCCACTTACTAACTTAGTTACTAGTCAAACTAAATTGAAGGGCACAGGTGAAAAACGATCAAAGTCACAaaatcttttttcttctttttctccttctccttctaagcTGAGAATATTGTTCGTTTTTCCCCTGTGCCCTTCAATTATTAGATACTTACTTATACAGAGACAAAAACACATAggcccggtttccgagctcaggatttagccaagttctagactttgaacagctggagtcagaacaTTGACTTTCAAatacggggcgtagtcgcagtttttatgacagtAGTCAccgtttttattttctcatttctataactggaaacgtttttccttgacgaaattaagcattcctaaataattcaaaatagctgaaactttacactattttctctttattttattttgtgttcaagtttctagtttttcgaaatttaattcaaacgtgactttgataatgactacgactacaccccgtttcgAAAAGtcgattttctgactccagctgtttaaagtctagaacttagctaaatcccgagctcggaaaccggcccttaatcataaaatgattggaaatggaaAAACATGCCtatagcccttactattccattcccgaatttcgattgaaaattattccAAAAGAGGTTATAATTTGTCAGCCCTTTCAAACACAAATATTGAGTGATTAGTGAGATTAAATTGACTATAGTAGTAGATTAACTAATTCAAGTCCAAGGGAATAATGTGACACCTTTTAACTAGTATGGGTGTGACATGGCCTCATGGCATCTCTATAAGGCTggacacacatgttcatcatgcaaaAGTTTTATCATCAGCGaaaggcttctaacataaaataaaccactcataacaataaataaactactgggaaattacaaatcaatcaatcaatcttttttcaaatatacataaaaatgtacaagaatgcatcaattaaaaaaataataatttcttaaaatataatatgtcagtcataacaaatatataaaaaattacaatactTATCTAATAGTCTCCAAGGATGGTTTTCCAGAAACTCATCCACCGAGTAATAGGCTTTTTCTATTAACAATTTATGAAGGTTAActttgaattttctcaatccACAGTTAGTTGATAATAGTTTCAGAAAGCTTGGAAgtctattataaaattataattataggtaataatttaacctcaaatagagcagcaagGAAAAAAATTGGATATAGAAACTCTAACCTCAAATAAATTTGCTTGAAGCCTTATGGGGAACTTCAGTATTTAAGGATACCTCTTCCCTCTTCACTTTGCGCTCACCCTTAGGGTTTAGTCAGTGCATTCGCCATTGGAAATAGGTAGCAACGTTGCAACACAGATTATGAGACTGCTAATGTAGTTCTAGGGTGATTTTAAACAATATTAGAATACTGTGTGGTATTGGAAAGttacttgaaataaaattattcaatgtttgaaatttggcataGTAGTTATAACTTGTTTAAATAACTGTTGCTATTGATGACTTACAGGGATGCAGTGATCGATTGGTGGAGAAACTGAGAGATTACGTGAGCACTTTCGTGGTGATTGGAATAATCATTGCTGGATGTCAAATTCTGGGACTTGCCTTCTCTCTAATTGTCTGCTGCGGCATTCAGCAGCGCAATCGCTACAAGGCCTAGAAGCAACATTAAGGCAACTCAACCGGGTTGCCTTCAAGCCCGTTTCAGACATGTTGCAGCACATGCTCTAGAATAGGAATAATCGCTTTGCAACTTGACCAGGGTTTTGCAGTACTGAAACGGGATCTCTCAAATCAACTTATAAAGTCCACAGCTTGAAACAGAGGTTTGTATCTTTCGACTCTTGCACAAGTAATGCACGATCAACTGTACTTAATcaaaattttatacaaatgaCTGAACATTTTATGGAGTTTTGTACAAGTTTACGTAAAATTTGTACATTTTGAGACTGCATCTACAACTAATGAATCAAACCATCAAATATGAACTTTTCCGTATGCtatcacaatatttttataaaaaccaataggtttcaattttgtaatgagcaatttgaaaataagtacCTCGGCCATATCTATGAtacgtttttgagaaaatacgTTAGATATTGAAGAccataaaatgttcaattttaccTGAAAGTAACACTTTTTAGAAAGTTATTGAGatgattcattttattatttatttcaaaagtgTTTCTTTTCCAATATTCCACTCATCatgttttttgttttcttgTCATCAATATAAAACCAAGTTGAGGTTAATGGTGAGAGAATGAGTAAGATTTATTCGTATTCTCTAACATTCGAACTAAACTCGTGAAATGAATTACGGTATTGGAATTGAATACTAAACTTGACTTTATATTTTCACTCAAGGTTCGAACGCGTTGCCTTTCTTTTTAAACGGTTCAAAAACGTTGTTCAATATTAacaattttttgaagaatattaatCAAGAAATTGAGATGCCATATTATCTAAAATTAGTAAAAGGAAACTCCAACCTGAAAGTCTCCTGTGAAGTTTTACAGAATGTAATCAATCTGTTATCGAAGAGTATAGGAATCAGTTGAACGGAAACCCATCTCAATTTAATCACTGTATAATGGTGTCATCGCATAGATTCTATCATTGGTTCCGATTGGTGGTTAATTTTGCGGCTACATTTGGTTGGATTTTCATGCAACTGGCGTAGGAGAATCCAATTGGCTTTACTTACATCTCTTGCTTAATAATAAGACTAGGCCTCATATTGGGTGATTGGTGACTACTGAAGTGTTTGGTTTTTCCTTAGTGGTTAGTGTAGTATTTTATAACTGTAActtattaattcaaatttaatgatGCTAACGATTTGGTTTGACCATTTTAATATCATAACGTTTGTTAAACATAAATTCTAGTAAAGAGagtaataattgaagaaatatatatGTAGCATTATGCTAACTCCTAATATAATTTAGTGtgtaataattttcaagtatagATATAGACCTATCTTTTCTTTATGTATGTAATTTACATAAATCTAATGTTTGTCGTAGCTAGTCTGTAGTAATAAGATGaagtaattgaaaaaatcaggaattttcatttcttttctCTGATGATACTTTTAGATTGTCATTCAATCTTttatagaatttttatttttaatatttgaaaatgtttattttttagttatattctcaataaatacaaaatatttttttctcttgaaaagATCTTTTAGATTTTAATAGATTTTCTATTAATCATGCTGGATTTAAACCaaagaatttgatttgttctattttttattcgttaatcaatcattgaaaatgatttgatagaatcaaaatTTCATCTCAATTTTCCTGATCAAATGTATTCTGAAAGTGTTCATAATCTGCTTCCATCTTGTATTTCATGATTCTTGTGTAAAAATAACAGTACAATATTATGCTAGGTGCAATCATTACAATAGTTCCCTTcaatacataaattttatacatatttatatttgttacaTAGTCAATTATGTAATCCAAAATGGATGTGCATTTCTAGAATAATAAGCTTTAATTTAATCTCTCTACTATTATTAATATACATTTTAATATCTCCATTTTCTAGTACtgaatcatttttatattatttatgtttgtgCTGTGCCTTCTCAGAAGtgttcattttttattgaattttcttcTAATTATGATTTATACTGTATTACAATTTTTCAGAGTATCCAAagaatgaattcattttttgGGCTAATAATGTCTGTCTATTTGT
Coding sequences:
- the LOC111064288 gene encoding CD9 antigen — translated: MGLSGCYACLKYVVFFINLIFWITGFTIIVLSLWMLIDPKFYVSMAQDESSYYSGVYLFLVVGILMFIVGFLGCCGTIRESQCMLVLFFCVLLIILVAEVSAAAWMFSNSDELEKLVKENVDVTVHQEYGVVPSRTETFDTIQQGLYCCGAKGPTDWLNSKYNNLGQHGVDLSISSPPLTYKIPLSCCAGDPQSPACQAATKATIAARLPEIIYQDGCSDRLVEKLRDYVSTFVVIGIIIAGCQILGLAFSLIVCCGIQQRNRYKA